In Salinigranum marinum, one DNA window encodes the following:
- a CDS encoding cupin domain-containing protein, translating into MDHVTEGDRTREEVAEGVYLADLAESERACMKHWRVEPGATLPTHRHDNDQIGYLISGRLTAIVEGEEHELEPGDSYAFPGEELHGAENRGDEPAVGIGVLSPPREEPDWGTTSERTEPTRRTDTGERARSAAAECDD; encoded by the coding sequence ATGGACCACGTCACCGAGGGAGACAGAACGCGAGAGGAGGTCGCAGAGGGCGTCTACCTGGCCGATCTCGCCGAGAGCGAGCGCGCCTGCATGAAACACTGGCGGGTCGAGCCGGGGGCGACGCTTCCGACCCACAGACACGACAACGACCAGATCGGCTACCTCATCAGCGGGCGGTTGACGGCGATCGTCGAGGGGGAAGAACACGAACTCGAACCCGGTGACTCCTACGCCTTCCCCGGAGAGGAACTGCACGGGGCGGAGAACCGCGGCGACGAGCCCGCGGTGGGCATCGGCGTGCTCAGCCCGCCGCGCGAGGAGCCCGACTGGGGGACGACCAGCGAGCGGACGGAGCCGACACGCCGGACGGACACCGGTGAGCGGGCCCGGTCGGCCGCGGCCGAGTGCGACGACTGA